ATCGATTTTCCGGAATCGGTGGAGGATAACAGACCAGTACTGGATGTAGAGAATAGAGAACCTAACTATATTCCTTTACGCGACAATCCTGTAGTCCTATCAGTTGGTAACACAGGCTGGCAGGTTTCGGAAATTTGGAAGGATATTAGGTTGGATGATTTCTAGCAATCAAGACGATGGGTAAGGTGACAAAGTTGTTCGCTTGTGTCAACTTAGCGTGACACTCTTGTTATCAGACCCCTCACTATCCCAAATTCTCACCTATTGCGTCATGTCATTAATTTTGATAGGCTGCAAAATTCCCGACTTTTCTACAAAGTCGGGAATCTAAATTCGTAATCAGGACTAATTATGATGGCTGGCAAATTACTTATGATACGTCATTGCGAGTGAAAAGCAGTGGAACGAAGCACTCGCAGTGTTGTTGAGATTGCTTTTCTCCGATCGCAATGACAGGCGTTTGAACGAATATGATATAACCTACAGACGCTTAACGATTAGTAAATAGTAGTAAAAAACAAGTACCATTCAATAAAGCAGTAATTACTGCACCAATAATTACCCCTTTCATCATTGCCAAACGCTGTTGTCGTCTTAGCCAAATACAAAGGGGAATGACATATAACATTTGCCAGAGAAAAAATCCCCAACTACCAATAATCCAAATTCCTAAATAATAATAATTACTGTAGCCAAATATTAAGCCATAACCCCAGCCTAGCAAAAAGATTATACCTACTGCTAATAAATGTAGCCCAAATAAAAGAAATATCCCTAAAATAATATTTAAAATTTCATTTCCTTGAGACATTAATTTAGCCCTGTAGATGACGCCGATAGATTAAATTCACGAGGGACGGTTATTCACAAAGTGAGATCCAGCGCTACCCTCGCGGTAAAACATATTGAAAGTATCAAATGGGATAATCCTACCATCTGGATGCACAATATGAATACAAGAGCGCTTAACCGAACGAACATCAAAATTAAAAGGGTCGAGAAACTGCACAATCATTACTCGAAATACATTGGAGTAATTAATCCCTTCTGGTACGGCTATCATTGGTAAACAACATAGAAGTTGCTTGAGTGATAAAGCCGCAGAGTTTGGTGAATGACTGGTAGAAAATAATTGAAAAATTTGCTGCTTCAGGTCTTCATTTTGTTCGTAAAGCACGCTGTTCGGCATGATTTTGACAAAAACATCTGGATTAATTAACCCAGTCAAAGGTATAACTTTACCATTGAGTTTCAATGCATAAGCCATCGCTAAAGAATCGGGATGACAGGGAACTGGAAGAATATCTTCAGGTTTAAAATAAGGACTTTGTTCTAAAATTGAGCGACGAACTTCTGTTAAGGTGTATCTGTCTCGTTTGGCGTCAAATCCTGTTAATCTTCCGGCGGCTTGTATCGGTTGAAAAGTCACGCCTCGGATACATTTTTGTTGTAAAGCATACTCGATAATTTTACCAATTTCGTTGTCATTCAATCCTTTTTTCAAGGTGACAACCAAAGTAGTGGAGATATTATATTCGTTGAGATGGGCAATTGCTTTTTCGCGCACATTCCGTAAATCTGCACCGCGTAACTCTTTTAAAGCGTCGGCTTCAAAGCTATCAAATTGCAAATATATTTCAATTCCTGGCATATATTGGCTCAAGCGATCGCAAAAAGATTTATCCTTAGCAATCATCACGCCATTGGTATTGATCATTAAATGCTTAATCGGCTTATTTTTGACAATATCCAAGATTTGAAAAAACTCAGGATGAATGGTTGGTTCCCCACCACTTAATTGCACTATCTGCGGTTCGCCTTCATTTGCTACCACCGCATCAATCATGCTTTCAATTTGCGCTAAACTGCGATGCTTTCGTGGTTGATGAGATAATTGGGAAACTTCTTCCGCGCCAGAATCAGCATAACAAATTGGACAAGAAAGATTACATCGATCTGTCACTTCAATTAATGTTAAACAACTATGCTGTTCGTGATCTGGGCAAAGTCCACAATCATAAGGACAGCCATATTTGATAGGAGTATTAAACTTGAGGGGCATATCCCCAGGTTTGATAAATTCTAATGACTTTTTATAATATTCAATATCATCAGCTATTAAAACCTCTTCCCGTCCGTGAGTGGGACAATGTTTAACTAGGTAAACACAATCATCTTGAAAAATGATTTTGGCTTCTACTTTAACTAAACATTTGGAGCAAACACTATTAGTTAAACCGTAAAATAGATAATTGCGAGTAGGCATGGTAGTTTTTGTAGGGTGGGCAATGCGCACCTGACGATTATTGAAAATAATGTATAATCTGCAATCAATTTTTAAATTGAAACATCTGGGTAATACTGCGGCGGTAATACAAAATAGTTAATAGGCAAGCAAGTTGAATAGCACTCAATCCTAAGAAAGGATGAAACTCAGGTTTAATGAAATCTACCAGAAAACGAAAGCCTAAATAGGAAACTAAATAAAATTTAAATAAATCACCATTGTGATATTGATAGCGGCTGCGAAAGTGCAAAAATAAAATTAATAATCCTAAAAATAAGATTTCATATAATTGTGTAGGATGACGGTGAACGCCATCGCCAAAATCTATCCCCCAAGGTAGGTTTGTAGCGATACCGTAAGTGCGATCGCTCAACCCTGTCAGAAAGCAACCAATCCTACCAATCGCTGTTCCCCAAATTAAAGGATAAACAAATACATCACCTGTAGATTGATGAATACCAAAAATTTTTTTGGTAATTTCTACACCAATCAACCCGCCTAAAAGTGCGCCGACAACTGTTTTACCTTGCAGTAATAGTAAAAGTAATTGCTGTTGATTTTGCCAAATTAAATCAATATGTTGCAGCCAAACAAGCATTTTGGCTCCAATTAAAGCACCTACCATACCACCAACTATTACCGAACTACGTTGGCTAGGTGCAATAGAATCTTTGCGAACGCGGCGAATTAATAATCGAAAGGCAGTAGTATAAGCTAAAGATTCAAATAAAATATGCGGATGAATTCGCAACGAACCTATCCCGATATAAACAGGGAAAGTCAACATAATTCGTAATTCGTAATTAGAGGGTGTTTATAAAGTATCAAGTTGTATTAATAAGTAGTTAAACATAAATAAAGCAATACGGTTCAGTTAGCGTTAAAAAACTGATTTGGCGTAGGTTGGGTTGAGGGACGAAACCCAACATTTTCGGCGCTTTGTTGGGTTTCACTTCGTTCAACCCAACCTACATTTATCTACATTTATCCTTAACTGAACGGTATCGTTCTACAAAGTACCCAAAGGCGATCGCTAAATCTGTTGTGTAGTATATGACTAGGCGAATCGCATTTAGCATCAAGCAGACTGCACCATGCCAATTATCACTATTCGGGAAGAATCGACAACAGAAGGTGGATTTAATGCCATTCTCAGTTTTGATGGTAGAGGAGATTATCTAGTCAAAATTACTGACCCTTTTACACCCAAGGTAGAAAAACAACTAGAGTGGTATTTTGAGGAATGGTTGATTTTTCCCCTGCTGGATACGGTAAAAGCAGAAGCAGCAGCAGCTAGTATTAAAACTTACGGAGAACAGCTATTTGAGCAAGTTTTTCGAGTTGATTTCAATGCTTACAGCGCCTATCAACGCTTACGGAGTAATTTAAGTCAATTACAAATTGAGATTGTCGGTAAAACACCAGAATTTCAAGCACTGCATTGGGAAGCATTGCGCGATCAAGATTTACCCCGTCCCCTAGCAGTGAATTGTGTGATGGTGCGTAAGCGTAACCAACCAGCACCCATCTATGCAGAAGTGCAAACTTCCCCAGTGATTAATTTGTTAGTAGTGGTGGCGCGTCCAGATGAAGAACAGGACGTAGGTTATCGGACAATTTCTCGCCCGTTGATAGAGTTGATTGAAAATAGCCACTTGCGGGTGAATGTAGAATTGCTGCGTCCAGGGACTTACCAAGCTTTATCGCAGCATTTAGAAGCTAAAGGTGCGGGATATTACCATGTCATCCATTTAGATTGTCATGGGGCGCTGATGACTTATGAACAGACACAAAAACCCAGCAAACCCGGACGCTATTTATATCAAAGGCGCTATGGGCGGAATGATTTGCAGAAATTTGACGGCGTGAGGGCGTTTTTATCTTTTGAGGGCGAGACTCAGGGAAAAGTTGATTTGGTCGAGGCGCAGGAGTTAGCAGATTTACTCACAGGGAAGGGAATTCCGGTTTGTATTCTCAATGCTTGTCAGTCAGGGAAGCAGGTGAAGAACTCCACTCCCGACGAAGATATCCGGGAAACCAGCTTAGGAAGTCGGTTAATGACAGCGGGAATGCAGATGGTAGTGGCGATGGGCTATTCTGTCACCGTGTCGGCGGCTAAGTTGATGATGGAACAGCTTTATCGCCATTTATTTAATAACCAACCCATCACCGAGGCGATTCGCTTGAGTAGGCGGGAATTATTTAATAACAGATCGCGCAAAGCTTATTTTAATAAATCGATTGATTTAGAAGATTGGTTGCTACCTGTGGTGTATTGCAATCAGACAGTGAATTTTAATTTACGCCAGTTTACACCAGAGGAAGAAGAAAAATATTGGGAAACTTTTGGCAGTCAGTATCGTTTCCTCTTGCCAGAATATGGTTTTGTCGGGCGGGATTTAGAGATTCTCAAAATTGAGAAAGCTGTACTCAGGCATAACATTTTACTGTTGCAGGGAATGGGGGGAACGGGCAAAACTACCCTATTAACTTATCTGCGGGAATGGTGGCAACGCACCAATTTTGTCAAGAATGTCTTTTATTTTGGCTATGACGAAAAAGCGTGGACACTCACACAAATTTTGTTTGAAATTGGTAAGCAGGTATATGGCAGATTTGAACAAGCTAATTTTCAAGCAATGAGTCAGGCGGCGCAGGTACAAAAATTAGTCGCAAAACTGCGGGCTGAAGCTTACGCTTTGATTTTAGATAACTTAGAATCTGTGACAGGGCAACAACTAGCAATTCAAAATACTTTACCAGAGATAGAACGCAATCAAATCCGCGATTTTTTAGGGCGTTTACAAGGTGGAAATACCAAGGTAATTTTAGGTTCACGCAGTCGGGAAGATTGGTTGCAAGCTACCACATTTAAACAAAATGTTTATGAGTTGCGAGGGTTAGATCAAGAAGCCAGGACGGAATTAGCAGAGAAGATTTTAGAACGGAATGTACCGCCACACCGCATTGTTGATATTCGCCAAGATGGGGATTTTCAGAAATTGATGAATTTGTTAGCAGGATATCCCTTAGCGATGCAAGTTGTGTTAGCAAATTTGCAAAAGCAATCGCCACAGGAGATTTTGCAGGGGTTGCAAGCTGGGGATGTGGATTTAGATACGGGGAGTGAAGATAAGACTAAAAGTATTTTGCAGTGTGTAGAATATTCTCACAGTAATTTATCGGCAGAGGCGCAAAAATTGCTGTTGTGTTTGGCTCAGTTTAGTAAGTTTATTTGCGCTCTATATATTCCCCAGTATATTGAGCACTTAAAAAGTTTTGAGCCATTAAAAGATTATCCCTTTGATAAATTTACTGATGCAATTCAAGAGGCGATTAACTGGGGTTTGCTTTCACCAATGGATGAAGAACCGCGCTTGTTGACGATTCAACCTGTTTTTCCGTATTTTTTGAAGACCAAGTTAGAAACTCTCGATGAAGCAACTCGTGCAGCTTTGCGTGAGGGATTTAAAAACCACTATCAAGGTTTGGCAAGTTTCTATCAGCAGTTGATGGATTCTAAAAATGCTCAAGAACGACAATTGGGGATAGGTTTTTGTAGGCTGGAATATGAAAATCTCTACAATGCGTTGCAGATTTGTTTAGAGAAGCAAGAAAGTATTAGCATATATTTTTGTTTAAAGCAGTACTTTGATTTAGTTAGTGATAACCAAAGTAACCTGAAGTTGGCAGAAACAGTTTGTCAGCGTTTAGAGAATTATCCCTCAGCCTTTATCAAAGGTGAATTAGGTTATCAAATAACATTTGCAATTGAAAGACTCGGTAGTTGTCAACTGAATGCCCAGCAGTACCAACAAGCTAGAAAGTCTTATGAAAAGACTTTGGAAATTTGTGATGCCTTAGAGAGTGTTGAAGAAAAACAAAAACAACTTTGGCAGGCTGTTTCTTATCACCAATTGGGAATTATTGCCCAAGAGTTGGGGGAATTTGCAGAAGCTCGGCGCAATTATCAACAGGCTTTGGATATTAAAATCGAATATGGTGATCGCTATGGTTATGCCAGCACATACCACCAGTTGGGAAGAGTTGCCCAAGAATTGCATAAATTTGAACAAGCCAGGCACAATTATCAACAGGCTTTGGATATTTGTATCGAATATGGCGATCGCTATAATTGTGCCAGCACATACCACCAGTTGGGAAAACTTGCCGAAGAATTGCGAGAATTTGAAGAAGCAAAACGCAATTATCAACAAGCTTTGGATATTAAAATTGAATATGGCGATCGCTATAGTTGTGCCAGCACCTACCACCACTTAGGAAGTGTTGCCCAAGATTTACGGGAATTTGAAGAGGCAAGGCGCAATTATCGACAGGCTTTGGATATTTTTATCGAATATGGCGATCGCTATAATTGTGCCAGCACCTACCACGAGTTAGGAAGGCTTGCCGAGGAATTGCGGGAATTTGAAGAGGCAAGGCGCAATTATCAGCAGGCTTTGGATATTACAATCGAATATGGCAATCGCTATGCTTGTGCCAGCACACACCACCAGTTGGGAGTAGTTGCCCAAGAATTGCGGGAATTTGAACAAGCAAGGCGCAATTATCAACAGGCTTTGGATATTTGTATCGAATATGGAGATCGCTATCATTGTGCTAGGATATACCACAATTTGGGAATTGTTGCCCAAAATTTGCGGGAATTTGAAGAGGCGAGGCGCAATTATCAACAGGCTTTGGATATTAAAATCGAATTTGGCGATCGCTATGAGTGTGCCAGCACCTATTTTAACCTTGGTACACTTGCAGAAGAATTAGGGGAACTGGAAAAAGCGAAAGCGAATTATCTGCAAGCTTTACAGATTTCTGTCGAGTTTAATGATGAGCATAGTTTAGGAATTTGTCTTCGTAATCTTGCCCGTTTCTACCAAGTTACTCAGGATGAGAGTTTATTAGCAGCCGTGTCCGAGATTTTGGGGGTGTCGGTAGAGGAAGTGCAGCAGCGTTTTGAGTCAGGTAATGAAGATTTGGAGTGATAACTCAATCAACCCATTTACGATAAATGCGATCGTCTTTACGATAAATATTGTCTTATTCATAAAGAAGATCAACGTATTTACGATAAATGCGATCGTCTTTATTATGAATATCGTCTTCTTCATAAAAAAGATCAACTCATTTACGATAAATGCGATCGTCTTTATTATGAATATTGTCTTATTCATCAAGAAGATCGACTCATTTACGATAAATGCGATCGTCTTTACTATGAATATCGTCTTATTTATCGAAAAGATGAAGACATTTGCCACAAATACCAAGATATTGATGACAAACATGAACTCATCGCTCAATTACCTCAAGATGTTTGCCATGAATGCCCAGACTTTTGCTACTTACGTTCTATAATTACTCTGAATGTTGAGCCAGAACAGGCAACTTTGCCGCTAACTGTGCGGTATGTCAGCACATTAGTTTGCAGGCGGGAGAGTGCCAGAATTACCAGCAGGTGGTTCGGTGTAGTCGCAAAATATATTGAGTCCGACTTTGAGAATATATAAAACAATAACAGTAGCAATGGCAGGATCGAGGGGTAAGCCATGCGCTGCTGCTACACCCACTAGGGAGACAATCAACCCTGTCAGCAAAGGCGCACTTCCCGGATTTTTAGTGTATTCTTTGAGTTGTCCGCGAAAGCCATCATCACCGCAGAGTTCCTGACGCAATACTTTCAGCGTCGTCTGCCAAAGCGATTTACCCTCTGGCATTACTAGCACCCCATTTTTCTCTACCCACAATTCATTGAAGGAAGTATCATAATTACCGTTGTGTTTTTCTAAAATATCTAATGCGTGCTTTCCGGGAGCGTAATTTGCCAATAACTCCCGTGTCGCATTAATTTCATTACTGGTTAGTTGAGCATCCATAGTTATCCTCAGTTGTTATTGGTCATTTGTTATTTATTATTTCCCTGTATCCCTGCGTCTTCTTCCCTTCTTTATTTCTACATAACAATTTTGTTCATTAATAATACCAATTCAAATAATGTTTGCAACACATCAATTCTTCGTAGGGGCACGGCGCTAGTAAGATAATTTGATATACTAAAAGTTTGTAGTTGCCGTGCCCTTAGCATCTTTTAAAATTAGTGCTAGCGTTGAATTTTCTACATTGCAAAACAACTATAGCCCAATATAGTTCGGTCTTTGTAAGGGCACGGCGCTAGTAAGATTGTCTAGTTGTGAAAAATATTTTAGGTGCCGTGCCCCTACTTACAATTTTCACGATGATTTGTCTATCCCTTGTAATTAAGAATTACGAATTATTAATATCACTCAATTTCCTCGCAGCGAATTAATAATGTTTCCATTGCTTCTGCGAGGGAAATTAATTCTATCCAAGAGGAACCACTAACTAAATTTTGTGCGTGTGCTAATCGATTACGTAGCTGTTCGGCAGATTTAAGAAAACGCTCTCCAAATCGCTTTGATTTTAGTCCAAGTTGCTCAAGCAGTTCTGGTTGATTTAAAACTAACTCGCGTTTATCGCAAAATTGCAGATAATCTAACAAATCTGTAGCTTCGTTTCTTTCTTGACTTTCACGCCATAATCTTTGCGCAACTTGTAAACGTTCTGGCTTTAAAACTTTCTGCCAAGTATCATCAGCATAGTAAAGTCGCACAAGTCGCAGCAAATTCATTTCTAATAGCGTGACTAAGCCAAACAGTAGCATTCGTGCAGGTGCTTTTTGCAAATCGCCACAGGTAATAATTCCTGTCACCTGATTACAGTCAAGCACAAATAATCGGGGAGTTTGTTGTAGAATTGGTAGCAATTTCATCAGTGGGGTGGAAATAGCAATGAGTTCTCTAGGATGAAATACTCGCTGATAGTCGTTGCATGTCTTCCCTGATGTGGCTTTGAGCAAGCTGGCGCGTTCTACATAGCCAGTGATAGTATCTCCCAACTCCACACCAACTACATCAAAGTCTCGTGCTTGCATCCATTGCAACACTTGTATTACCTCAGCTTCTGCCGACACTGCTTTGAGGGGTTCTGCGACGTATTCAATTGTGATGTTGTTCTCAAACAAACTCCGCAAATCTTGAGAACGCGATTTAAGGTGTTTCATTCTTCTAAATATACTTCAAGCGCCCAGACTCGTTGAGCCTGAGCGCTTGAATATTAGGTTGCAGAGTAACTTCTGCGAGTTATGAAAATTAAGCAGGCATCATTTGCATCGAACGGCAGGCTTCAGCACACTTGCGGCAGGCGGCAGCGCATTCCATCATTTTAGGATTGTCGCTCATTTGTTCGCAAGCCATTGCACAGCGATCGCACATTTCGGCACATAACATACAAGTGCGTCCTATGAACTCGGAACCACTCATCATCATGTTCATGCACATCATGCACATTTCAGCGCAATCGCGCATCATGCCCATCATGCTCATCATGTTCATGTCCATCTGTTTGCCTTTAGACATAGACATACAGCTGGTCATAGCTTCCATGCACATTTTATGACATTCCATGCAAGCGTCCATGCAAGATTGCATTTCAGTGGTCATGGATTCGTTCATCATCATCATCATCATAGGAAAACCTCCTAAATAGCTGATGTATTGTGACTCGTCCTTGGGAGGACTTATCTATCACGTTAGACTGATAGTTTTTAACAGTCAATAGGGTTTTATAAGGGTTTTTATAAGTTTACTATCTCGATATGTTTACCGATAATTTGTATTAATTTCCCATAAATTAGTGAGATTTACTGTGAGATTTTGCTGAGAGTTATTATAAATAAAGCGATGGAATCTCCCGTAAAAAAGCGGTGTTTTCTTTAACAACTAAATTTGTCATCCGGGGATCGCTCGTTA
The genomic region above belongs to Calothrix sp. NIES-2098 and contains:
- the moaA gene encoding molybdenum cofactor biosynthesis protein A, with the protein product MRIAHPTKTTMPTRNYLFYGLTNSVCSKCLVKVEAKIIFQDDCVYLVKHCPTHGREEVLIADDIEYYKKSLEFIKPGDMPLKFNTPIKYGCPYDCGLCPDHEQHSCLTLIEVTDRCNLSCPICYADSGAEEVSQLSHQPRKHRSLAQIESMIDAVVANEGEPQIVQLSGGEPTIHPEFFQILDIVKNKPIKHLMINTNGVMIAKDKSFCDRLSQYMPGIEIYLQFDSFEADALKELRGADLRNVREKAIAHLNEYNISTTLVVTLKKGLNDNEIGKIIEYALQQKCIRGVTFQPIQAAGRLTGFDAKRDRYTLTEVRRSILEQSPYFKPEDILPVPCHPDSLAMAYALKLNGKVIPLTGLINPDVFVKIMPNSVLYEQNEDLKQQIFQLFSTSHSPNSAALSLKQLLCCLPMIAVPEGINYSNVFRVMIVQFLDPFNFDVRSVKRSCIHIVHPDGRIIPFDTFNMFYREGSAGSHFVNNRPS
- the lgt gene encoding prolipoprotein diacylglyceryl transferase, with protein sequence MLTFPVYIGIGSLRIHPHILFESLAYTTAFRLLIRRVRKDSIAPSQRSSVIVGGMVGALIGAKMLVWLQHIDLIWQNQQQLLLLLLQGKTVVGALLGGLIGVEITKKIFGIHQSTGDVFVYPLIWGTAIGRIGCFLTGLSDRTYGIATNLPWGIDFGDGVHRHPTQLYEILFLGLLILFLHFRSRYQYHNGDLFKFYLVSYLGFRFLVDFIKPEFHPFLGLSAIQLACLLTILYYRRSITQMFQFKN
- a CDS encoding CBS domain-containing protein, with product MKHLKSRSQDLRSLFENNITIEYVAEPLKAVSAEAEVIQVLQWMQARDFDVVGVELGDTITGYVERASLLKATSGKTCNDYQRVFHPRELIAISTPLMKLLPILQQTPRLFVLDCNQVTGIITCGDLQKAPARMLLFGLVTLLEMNLLRLVRLYYADDTWQKVLKPERLQVAQRLWRESQERNEATDLLDYLQFCDKRELVLNQPELLEQLGLKSKRFGERFLKSAEQLRNRLAHAQNLVSGSSWIELISLAEAMETLLIRCEEIE